Proteins from one Sarcophilus harrisii chromosome 2, mSarHar1.11, whole genome shotgun sequence genomic window:
- the ZFYVE1 gene encoding zinc finger FYVE domain-containing protein 1 isoform X2 → MRSSQINISADAKVLDEEGLKIQPSVINEEDFIKKLDCKPDQHLKVVSIFGNTGDGKSHTLNHTFFYGREVFKTSPAQESCTVGVWAAYDPVHKVAVVDTEGLLGATVNLSQRTRLLLKVLAISDLVIYRTHADRLHNDLFKFLGDASEAYLKHFTKELKATSARCGLDVPLSTLGPAVIIFHETVHTQLLGSDHPSEVPEKLIQDRFRKLGRFPEAFSSIHYKGTRTYNPPTDFSGLRRALEQQLENNTTRSPRHPGVIYKALKALSDRFSGEIPDDQMAHSSFFPDEYFTCSSICLSCGSGCKNSMNHGKEGVPHEAKSRCRYSHQYDNRVYTCKACYERGKEVSVVPKTSASTDSPWMGLAKYAWSGYVIECPNCGVVYRSRQYWFGNQDPVDTVVRTEIEHVWPGTDGFLKDNNNAAQRLLDGMNFMAQSVSELSLGPTKAVTSWLTDQIAPAYWRPNSQILNCNKCATSFKDNDTKHHCRACGEGFCDSCSSKTRPVPERGWGPAPVRVCDTCFDARNVHLDVPEAQVDEEGGTLIARKVGEAVQNTLGAVVTAIDIPLGLVKDAARPAYWVPDHEILHCHNCRKEFSIKLSKHHCRACGQGFCDECSHDRRAVPSRGWDHPVRVCFNCNKKPGDL, encoded by the exons GTAATAAATGAAGAAGACTTTATTAAGAAACTGGACTGCAAACCTGACCAACATTTGAAGGTGGTTTCCATTTTTGGAAATACTGGGGATGGAAAATCTCATACCCTTAACCATACTTTTTTCTATGGCCGTGAGGTCTTCAAAACATCCCCAGCACAGGAGTCCTGCACAGTCGGGGTTTGGGCAGCGTATGACCCAGTCCACAAAGTAGCGGTAGTAGATACAGAAGGGCTTCTGGGAGCTACTGTCAACCTAAGCCAGAGGACACGGCTGCTACTCAAGGTTCTAGCCATCTCTGATCTGGTCATCTATCGGACTCATGCCGACAGGCTGCATAATGACCTGTTCAAGTTCCTTGGAGATGCTTCAGAAGCCTACCTGAAACACTTTACTAAGGAGCTCAAGGCCACCTCTGCCCGCTGTGGTCTAGATGTCCCTTTATCTACTCTGGGTCCTGCAGTCATCATTTTCCATGAAACAGTACATACCCAACTGTTGGGTTCTG ATCACCCCTCTGAGGTGCCTGAGAAGCTGATCCAGGACCGGTTTCGGAAGCTGGGTCGATTCCCTGAAGCTTTCAGTTCCATCCACTACAAAGGAACGAGGACTTACAATCCCCCTACAGATTTCTCTGGGCTCAGGCGGGCCTTGGAGCAGCAGCTGGAGAACAACACCACCCGTTCTCCCAGGCACCCAGGGGTCATCTACAAAGCACTAAAG GCATTGAGTGACCGCTTCAGCGGTGAGATCCCTGATGACCAGATGGCTCACAGTTCCTTTTTTCCAGACGAGTACTTCACCTGCTCCTCCATTTGCCTCAGCTGTGG GTCTGGATGTAAAAATAGCATGAATCATGGAAAAGAAGGAGTGCCTCATGAAGCAAAGAGCCGCTGTAGATACTCCCATCAGTATGATAACCGGGTTTATACCTGTAAA GCCTGCtatgaaagaggaaaggaggtcAGTGTGGTGCCTAAAACATCTGCTTCCACTGACTCCCCTTGGATGGGTCTTGCAAAATATGCATGGTCTGG GTATGTGATTGAGTGTCCTAACTGTGGTGTGGTATATCGTAGTCGGCAGTACTGGTTTGGGAATCAAGATCCTGTGGACACAGTCGTAAGGACAGAAATTGAACATGTCTGGCCTGGA acAGATGGATTTTTAAAGGACAACAACAATGCTGCCCAACGCCTGCTAGATGGGATGAACTTCATGGCACAGTCAGTATCTGAGCTGAGCCTTGGGCCCACAAAGGCAGTGACATCTTGGCTCACTGACCAGATTGCCCCTGCCTATTGGAGACCGAACTCCCAAATCCTG AATTGCAACAAGTGTGCAACATCATTTAAAGATAATGACACCAAGCATCACTGCAGGGCCTGTGGGGAGGGCTTCTGTGACAGCTGTTCATCCAAGACACGGCCAGTACCTGAGCGGGGCTGGGGACCTGCACCTGTTCGAGTGTGTGACACCTGCTTTGATGCAAGAAACGTCCATTTAG ATGTCCCGGAGGCACAGGTGGACGAAGAAGGTGGGACACTGATTGCCAGGAAGGTGGGCGAGGCAGTGCAAAATACTCTGGGAGCAGTAGTAACAGCCATCGACATACCATTAG GTCTTGTGAAAGATGCTGCCAGACCAGCCTATTGGGTGCCTGACCATGAGATTCTGCACTGCCACAATTGTCGAAAGGAATTCAGCATAAAACTTTCCAAACATCACTGCCGGGCCTGTGGCCAAGGCTTCTGCGATGAGTGTTCCCATGACCGCCGAGCCGTCCCCTCTCGAGGCTGGGACCACCCAGTTCGAGTCTGCTTTAACTGCAATAAAAAGCCTGGTGATCTTTAA
- the ZFYVE1 gene encoding zinc finger FYVE domain-containing protein 1 isoform X4, with translation MAHSSFFPDEYFTCSSICLSCGSGCKNSMNHGKEGVPHEAKSRCRYSHQYDNRVYTCKACYERGKEVSVVPKTSASTDSPWMGLAKYAWSGYVIECPNCGVVYRSRQYWFGNQDPVDTVVRTEIEHVWPGTDGFLKDNNNAAQRLLDGMNFMAQSVSELSLGPTKAVTSWLTDQIAPAYWRPNSQILNCNKCATSFKDNDTKHHCRACGEGFCDSCSSKTRPVPERGWGPAPVRVCDTCFDARNVHLDVPEAQVDEEGGTLIARKVGEAVQNTLGAVVTAIDIPLGLVKDAARPAYWVPDHEILHCHNCRKEFSIKLSKHHCRACGQGFCDECSHDRRAVPSRGWDHPVRVCFNCNKKPGDL, from the exons ATGGCTCACAGTTCCTTTTTTCCAGACGAGTACTTCACCTGCTCCTCCATTTGCCTCAGCTGTGG GTCTGGATGTAAAAATAGCATGAATCATGGAAAAGAAGGAGTGCCTCATGAAGCAAAGAGCCGCTGTAGATACTCCCATCAGTATGATAACCGGGTTTATACCTGTAAA GCCTGCtatgaaagaggaaaggaggtcAGTGTGGTGCCTAAAACATCTGCTTCCACTGACTCCCCTTGGATGGGTCTTGCAAAATATGCATGGTCTGG GTATGTGATTGAGTGTCCTAACTGTGGTGTGGTATATCGTAGTCGGCAGTACTGGTTTGGGAATCAAGATCCTGTGGACACAGTCGTAAGGACAGAAATTGAACATGTCTGGCCTGGA acAGATGGATTTTTAAAGGACAACAACAATGCTGCCCAACGCCTGCTAGATGGGATGAACTTCATGGCACAGTCAGTATCTGAGCTGAGCCTTGGGCCCACAAAGGCAGTGACATCTTGGCTCACTGACCAGATTGCCCCTGCCTATTGGAGACCGAACTCCCAAATCCTG AATTGCAACAAGTGTGCAACATCATTTAAAGATAATGACACCAAGCATCACTGCAGGGCCTGTGGGGAGGGCTTCTGTGACAGCTGTTCATCCAAGACACGGCCAGTACCTGAGCGGGGCTGGGGACCTGCACCTGTTCGAGTGTGTGACACCTGCTTTGATGCAAGAAACGTCCATTTAG ATGTCCCGGAGGCACAGGTGGACGAAGAAGGTGGGACACTGATTGCCAGGAAGGTGGGCGAGGCAGTGCAAAATACTCTGGGAGCAGTAGTAACAGCCATCGACATACCATTAG GTCTTGTGAAAGATGCTGCCAGACCAGCCTATTGGGTGCCTGACCATGAGATTCTGCACTGCCACAATTGTCGAAAGGAATTCAGCATAAAACTTTCCAAACATCACTGCCGGGCCTGTGGCCAAGGCTTCTGCGATGAGTGTTCCCATGACCGCCGAGCCGTCCCCTCTCGAGGCTGGGACCACCCAGTTCGAGTCTGCTTTAACTGCAATAAAAAGCCTGGTGATCTTTAA
- the ZFYVE1 gene encoding zinc finger FYVE domain-containing protein 1 isoform X3 gives MSEALSDRFSGEIPDDQMAHSSFFPDEYFTCSSICLSCGSGCKNSMNHGKEGVPHEAKSRCRYSHQYDNRVYTCKACYERGKEVSVVPKTSASTDSPWMGLAKYAWSGYVIECPNCGVVYRSRQYWFGNQDPVDTVVRTEIEHVWPGTDGFLKDNNNAAQRLLDGMNFMAQSVSELSLGPTKAVTSWLTDQIAPAYWRPNSQILNCNKCATSFKDNDTKHHCRACGEGFCDSCSSKTRPVPERGWGPAPVRVCDTCFDARNVHLDVPEAQVDEEGGTLIARKVGEAVQNTLGAVVTAIDIPLGLVKDAARPAYWVPDHEILHCHNCRKEFSIKLSKHHCRACGQGFCDECSHDRRAVPSRGWDHPVRVCFNCNKKPGDL, from the exons ATGTCTGAG GCATTGAGTGACCGCTTCAGCGGTGAGATCCCTGATGACCAGATGGCTCACAGTTCCTTTTTTCCAGACGAGTACTTCACCTGCTCCTCCATTTGCCTCAGCTGTGG GTCTGGATGTAAAAATAGCATGAATCATGGAAAAGAAGGAGTGCCTCATGAAGCAAAGAGCCGCTGTAGATACTCCCATCAGTATGATAACCGGGTTTATACCTGTAAA GCCTGCtatgaaagaggaaaggaggtcAGTGTGGTGCCTAAAACATCTGCTTCCACTGACTCCCCTTGGATGGGTCTTGCAAAATATGCATGGTCTGG GTATGTGATTGAGTGTCCTAACTGTGGTGTGGTATATCGTAGTCGGCAGTACTGGTTTGGGAATCAAGATCCTGTGGACACAGTCGTAAGGACAGAAATTGAACATGTCTGGCCTGGA acAGATGGATTTTTAAAGGACAACAACAATGCTGCCCAACGCCTGCTAGATGGGATGAACTTCATGGCACAGTCAGTATCTGAGCTGAGCCTTGGGCCCACAAAGGCAGTGACATCTTGGCTCACTGACCAGATTGCCCCTGCCTATTGGAGACCGAACTCCCAAATCCTG AATTGCAACAAGTGTGCAACATCATTTAAAGATAATGACACCAAGCATCACTGCAGGGCCTGTGGGGAGGGCTTCTGTGACAGCTGTTCATCCAAGACACGGCCAGTACCTGAGCGGGGCTGGGGACCTGCACCTGTTCGAGTGTGTGACACCTGCTTTGATGCAAGAAACGTCCATTTAG ATGTCCCGGAGGCACAGGTGGACGAAGAAGGTGGGACACTGATTGCCAGGAAGGTGGGCGAGGCAGTGCAAAATACTCTGGGAGCAGTAGTAACAGCCATCGACATACCATTAG GTCTTGTGAAAGATGCTGCCAGACCAGCCTATTGGGTGCCTGACCATGAGATTCTGCACTGCCACAATTGTCGAAAGGAATTCAGCATAAAACTTTCCAAACATCACTGCCGGGCCTGTGGCCAAGGCTTCTGCGATGAGTGTTCCCATGACCGCCGAGCCGTCCCCTCTCGAGGCTGGGACCACCCAGTTCGAGTCTGCTTTAACTGCAATAAAAAGCCTGGTGATCTTTAA